In the genome of Eschrichtius robustus isolate mEscRob2 chromosome 12, mEscRob2.pri, whole genome shotgun sequence, one region contains:
- the TMEM158 gene encoding transmembrane protein 158 has protein sequence MLPLLAALLAAACPLPPARGGAADAPGLLGAPLNASVNASSADEPAAPRLLASAAPGAPERPGPEEEAAAPCNISVQRQMLSSLLVRWGRPRGFQCDLLLFSTNAHGRAFFAAAFHRVGPPLLIEHLGLAAGGAQQDLRLCVGCGWVRGRRPGRLRPAGATAGAPTALPAYPAAESPGPLWLQGEPLHFCCLDFSLEELQGEPGWRLNRKPIESTLVACFMTLVIVVWSVAALIWPVPIIAGFLPNGMEQRRTTASAAAAAAAAAPAAVPAGTTAAAAAAAAAAAAAAAVTSGAATK, from the coding sequence ATGCTGCCCCTGCTCGCCGCGCTGCTGGCCGCCGCCTGCCCGCTGCCGCCCGCCCGCGGCGGGGCCGCGGACGCGCCGGGCCTCCTCGGGGCGCCCCTCAACGCCTCGGTCAACGCGTCGTCTGCGGACGAGCCTGCCGCCCCGCGGCTGCTGGCCTCGGCGGCGCCCGGGGCCCCCGAGCGCCCCGGCccggaggaggaggcggcggcgccGTGCAACATCAGCGTGCAGCGACAGATGCTGAGCTCGCTGCTCGTGCGCTGGGGCCGCCCGCGGGGCTTCCAGTGCGACCTGCTCCTCTTCTCCACCAACGCGCACGGCCGCGCCTTCTTCGCCGCCGCCTTCCACCGAGTCGGGCCGCCGCTACTTATCGAGCACCTAGGGCTGGCGGCGGGCGGCGCGCAGCAGGACCTGCGCCTCTGCGTGGGCTGCGGCTGGGTGCGCGGCCGCCGCCCCGGCCGCCTCCGGCCCGCCGGCGCCACCGCCGGGGCGCCCACCGCGCTGCCCGCCTACCCCGCAGCCGAGTCCCCCGGGCCGCTGTGGCTGCAGGGAGAGCCGCTGCATTTCTGCTGCCTGGACTTCAGCCTGGAGGAGCTGCAGGGCGAGCCGGGCTGGCGGCTGAACCGCAAGCCCATCGAGTCCACGCTGGTGGCCTGCTTCATGACCCTGGTCATCGTCGTGTGGAGCGTGGCCGCCCTCATCTGGCCGGTGCCCATCATCGCCGGCTTCCTGCCCAACGGCATGGAGCAGCGCCGGACCACCgccagcgccgccgccgccgccgccgccgccgcccccgccgctgTACCCGCTGGGACCACCGccgccgcagccgcagccgcagccgctGCCGCCGCAGCCGCGGCCGTCACCTCGGGGGCGGCGACCAAGTGA